The nucleotide window CTTCCACTTTTTCGGGTATTCCCACCATCCGTACGTTATTGCGACGTAAACGGTTCTCCAGGTCATCCGTTTTAGATAACAGATAAGTAACATCCACAGCTACCGCATTTACATCTCTCCTCATGGGCAGCATTCTGTCTTCCACATCACTGACTCTACCTTCCACCGCTGTTGTACGCTCCGACACCTTCTGCAGATCGTGCCGTATTATGGAAATATCCTCCTTTATTCCGCCCACTTGGCAAGTGAGTTTAGCTAGCGTGGCATTACAtaggcttaccgccgaaaaaacatctgccaacGTAGGCCCAGGCTTATTTGAATTGTGCGGGCCTCgatccagccctcctcctgagctgcctgcaacatcttctccattctcctcctcctcctctgagtCCACCTGTGCCCGCACCGGTTCATATCTGGACCCGGAGCAGTCTGCCTGCTTTTTCCCTACTCCTGTCATCTCTCCTCCAGCATCTGCCTTCACGGGTGTCTTTCTGGCAAAGCGCTCCAGTCGggatgccgccgcccctctcaAGTCTCTGCTCTCTGCCATCACGTacatgtcggcgccatcttgtaatCCCAGCTCACCTTCCTCTGCCGCCTTAGACTTCCTTGAACGGGTCATTACAGCCTCCAGATTCTACAGAATAGTGTCACCAggttctcctccttctcccctctctGCACAGGTATGTCTTTGTTAGAGGAATTTAGCCACAGGATGTGTTtcaggatatcggcagcgggagctccggttcctgcgtctgctcacatatgccgctaagccacgccctCCGGGAGTTGTAGATTTGCATCATCTAGAAGGCACTAGTCCATATATTGGCGTATTATGTAGACATACCTGCTAAAGCATTTCCTTAAAGGATATTCAGGTGTCTCAGGTTTTGTTAGTGAAGcagaaggcccttttacacgagccTATGATCAGGGACAAGCGCATGTAtgagcgctcgttcccgatcattgccctgtgtaaacacggcagCAATAAACCGGCAAAACAAGCAAATACTCGTGTGTCGGCCGGTCTGGTCTTTTATGTGGCTGGAGAAATGGTCGTATGTGgccagtacatctccctgtgtaaatgggaTGTGCTGGGGGCGATCTGCAAACTCTATGGGGACGAACTATCGTATTGACGCTCATTCACCCCCATACTCCAGATACTTGTTACATTTAAAGGGGGCAAACAAGTGCCGGTCGACATGCCGTTATTGCCATTACCGTGCCGTCCTATTTCCAGGCTCTCCCTTGTGAGTTGTAGCAGTAATGACCTTTTTGTGACTATTTTGCCTCAACAGGGAGAAAAGATTTTCTACCTTATACAGCCGACGAAGACTAATCTGGCCTTGTTTGAATGCTGGAGCAGCTCATCCAACCAGAATGAAATGTTCTACGGTGATCAAGTAGACAAGTGTTACCGGTGTTCAGTGAAACAGGGGCAGACGCTCTTCATCCCTACAGGTGACCATGTTACTATTGAAGGATTTGTTTCTATTCACAGATGATGGTGGGGGTTTATGTACTGATTGTCATGTATGTTCTGCACAGGGTGGATCCATGCAGTGCTCACCCCAGTGGACTGTTTAGCTTTCGGAGGAAATTTTCTGCACAGTCTAAACATTGCCATGCAGCTCAGGTAAGAGAACAGGAACAACTAGTGTACATCATTCATGTCAGCGCGTCACTAGAGGGGTCACAAATTTATTTatatcatatttagaaaaaaaggtaaaaactTCTGTAGGTAGTGCTTGCCTGTGCTTACTTCTAGAACAACCTTAACCTAGCATATTAAGGTGCCAGCCGCTGCGTCCCCTCCATCGCGCAGTGCCAGCCGCTGCGTCCCCTCCATCGCGCAGTGCCGGCCGCTGCGTCCCCTCCATCGCGCCCTGCCGGCCGCTGCCTCCCCTCCATCGCGCCCTGCCGGCCGCTGCGTCCCCTCCATCGCGCCCTGCCGGCCGCTGCGTCCCCTCCATCGCGCCCTGCCGGCCGCTGCGTCCCCTCCATCGCGCCCTGCCGGCCGCTGCGTCCCCTCCATCGCGCCCTGCCGGCCGCTGCGTCCCCTCCATCGCGCCCTGCCGGCCGCTGCCTCCCCTCCATCGCGCCCTGCCGGCCGCTGCCTCCCCTCCATCGCGCCCTGCCGGCCGCTGCCTCCCCTCCATCGCGCCCTGCCGGCCGCTGCCTCCCCTCCATCGCGCCCTGCCGGCCGCTGCCTCCCCTCCATCGCGCCCTGCCGGCCGCTGCCTCCCCTCCATCGCGCCCTGCCGGCCGCTGCCTCCCCTCCATCGCGCCCTGCCGGCCGCTGCCTCCCCTCCATCGCGCCCTGCCGGCCGCTGCCTCCCCTCCATCGCGCCCTGCCGGCCGCTGCCTCCCCTCCATCGCGCCCTGCCGGCCGCTGCCTCCCCTCCATCGCGCCCTGCCGGCCGCTGCCTCCTCTCCAGGGGGTGTCATTTGCAATCCCATTTGATGGTGTAGATATAATTTTGTAACTATAAAGCTATTTGCATCCTACAGAGCATATGAAATTGAGAAGAGGTTGAGTACGGCCGACCTGTTTAAGTTTCCAAACTTTGAGTCCATTTGTTGGTACGTGGGGAAGCATTTACTGGATACATTCAGAGGTAAGAATCTGACCCCCGTGTTTTCTGTCATCCCTCCTTGTGCTCTGAGGGGTCTTCAATGTGGAGATAAAGAATGAAATATTGGTGAGGCATCGGGGCTGCTTGGCAGAATTGTCTCCCCTTCTGGACTCCCCCAGCGGATGCTGCGCCCACTCTCTGCATTGTGACTTCTGAGAAgtatgttgtgctttttctaACTCCCCGACTATATTTTAGTCTCGCCATATCTTTGTGTATTCAGGTCTAAGAGAGAACAGGAGACATCCAGCGTCTTATTTACTGCATGGAGCCAAGGCCCTGAACACTGCATTCAAAGTTTGGACCAAGAAGGAGGTGctgtttatttatatgttaatggCTTGTACTGAATTAGAAAAGGGTCTTTTGGTTTTTTGGAAACCGCGCCCCTTATTCCCATggactgtgtgtggtattgtcgtattcaagtgaatgtggctgagctgcagtaccagacacagcccatggaaatGAGTGGTGCTTTTTCATTGGAAAAAACAGACCCTTTTCCTTAtcatggagaacccctttaagtttatttTCTCACATATCGGCTCACACACGCGTCTTGTAGAATAAAGGCTTCCAAGTAACCCGGTGCTTCTGCCTCCATCTCATTTGGATGTGGTTTGATTTGCAGGCAATAATGGATCATGAGGAGGAGATCCCAGAGACCATCATTACTGTTCAGCTCATAAAGGATTTGGATCGTGAAGTCAAACTAATGGAGGTGAGGTTTTCTTCTGTTTGCGTCTCCCCCCTGTATACAATACTTCATGTTATGCACGTGTCATGTGAGACTCTGCCCTTTGCCTTCAGGACATCTTCCATCAAAACATTGAGAAAACGGGCAATCTGTTGGGTATGACCCGAAGTCCCATCACTGGCACTTCTTCTCCCGTCATGTCACTGCTGGCCAAGAATTCCAAGAAGAAAGGTCTCAAAACCAAGGAACTGTTAAAGAAGGGAGGACGGTGGAGTCAGGAGGATGACATGAGCCCAGAGCTTTCTGACATCCAGCGGAAGACCTTGATTCCCAAGAATGAAATGGTAGGCTAAGCAAGGAATTGCAGTTTACTTTATTAATTTTCATGTTGTGATAGAATAAGCTCAAGACCATTGGTTTTCTTTTCATGTTTGCCATTATAGGACCTCTAAACTTAGATCTGTTATAGAATTAAAGGACATGTCCATgtttgcaagcatttttttttcttcactctaatgcatctataataaaaaaaaaaatgaagccactttgtaaatagtcttgattaaatgggttatctggggaccaaaaattactttgcagtcatatttttatgtaaaaagtcaATTACTActgtactttaattaaaaactCGCTACTAAATGGCGCCGTTCAAACCCAGTGAATTGTTCccagaagtcctggagcttttctaatattgataacGCGCcgacacgtgactgagggcttgcttcctgtgctgtacgtgtcggcgtgttatcaatggcatgaccgcaaggggctgtcaccctGCCTtttgctggagttcccgagcagaacaTCAGCGAGCGCTTTGCTTGGGACTCCAGCACCGCTcctgacatttggtcagtgacttcaggggtttcctatagctggagttcccgagcagagcatcagctgatgctctgcctggggactccagcactgctgcctacgtcactgtcactgtccatatatgggtagtgatGTCAGCAGAAGTAGTGGAGGCCCCGaggagagcatcagctgatgatctgcccggggactccagcattgctgccaacatcactgtccatgtattttcctatcgctggagtccatcagctgatgctctcctCAGAAATTCCAGCAatcggaaacccctgaagtcactgaccaaatgtcaggACAGTGCTGGAGTCAGAGCAAAGCGCTAgcgataggcaatgtgacagccccttgcggtcatgccattgataacacgccgacacgaacagcacaggaagcagccCTGAGTCAGGTGGGGCcatgtcggcgcgtcatcaatattagaaaagctccaggacttccgggaacagttcGCCGGGTGTGGACAGcgccatttagtaccgaatttttaattaaagtatattagtaagtgacttcttttcacgTAAAAATATGAATggaaagcaatttttggtcccggCCCCTTTAAATAATCTCTTATGGTCTCCTACAGCTGGTTCCAGactacaaaccctgtgtagtcagatcctgcagaCATACCCCCCTTCCATCTGTAACCAACTTCTTACTGACAGTCATTGGGTAGGCTGGCAAGAAGTAACGGACAGATTGAATGGAGTATGACTGGAGTATCAGTCTGAAAGGCTAAACATTGGCCTGCCTGTGAGCTGTAGATACAAAATGGCTTAATTTTTCGATTTTAGCAGCATtgaagcaataataataatttaaaaaaaaatctttgcaaaGGTGCACACATCCAATTTCAAAGAGTATATCTggactttcataaaacttttgatgtCGTAGAGACAAGTTGgggcgctgagacccccactgctgtttaaacgaaggtgcagaagcgctgagCTGAGTGCCCTAGGCTGAAGACGACTTACGTAGATACTTCTTCACCTTCGTTTGAACGATAGTGGGGTCTCCGCACCCGGACTCCCATGGATTAAAACTACTTATGTCTCTGACGGATCAAGTTTTCTGAAATTGCAGATACTCTTTAACTATTGAGCTGCAGTCCAAAGAAATACATGGTTACCTACAAACCAGTGGACTGTCGCCGTCACTGCAAAAAGTCTTTTTCGTTTTATGTCCTCTTTACATCACCTCCTGGCTGGAGGCCATGTCTTTTCATTCTgccgacactccggtaaagttactgtgggtgtatgtgacagcacggtGTTGAGAatacagctggacatgaatggagagaagcgtatgactcttattggtcagcgtcatacacttctctttacaacggccacttggtcaaaagtttaaaTAAAgtcccgggagtctgaccccACCCCAACAgccattgatggcttatcctgaggataggccaccaGTTTTTactgactggaaaacccctttaaagtctatgGTGACCAATGCCACTGTTTTGCCTCTGTCACCTCTTCTGTTTAACATATACTtcgggattatttttttttttacaaagtataCGTGTACACAGGGCCTTAACCTTAATGATTTTGGAGAGATTTTGCAACACTATATGAAGTCCACAATGACCTCAACCCCCTCCCCCCTACTAAATAACTGCTGCTTTTATAAAGAAGTGGATGCAAATTCATGAATGATAACCCGATAATCTCAGTAATGATGGGTTTCTTTATTCTTTGTATTGATCTGTAAGCTGAGCTTTGCGTTCCTATGTAGTCGATAAGGTTTAGTCTCTATTTTCCTCCTCCCATTGCAGGAACTTGATGCTGGGGTTTTATGTTCTCTAATAATCTGACAtttctttttgtgttttattCTAATCTTTAGGCCGAAGACGACCTCATGGACGACCTTGATGAGAAGCCTGATGGCTGCCTACTGGATTCAGAATTAACGGAGAGTAAACTGCGAATGGTCCTGGCCAATGGTACAAATATGAGGTTGGTGACTTTCTCTTTCCAATCTGAAGCACTGGTTTTATACCACTTTATTTTTGTAGTGTACAGGAATCACTTATGGCATCCACTTTTCTGTCTAGACCGGTCGTGTCCCATCTGTGGCTCTCCATCTGTTGCAAACCTACAACTCTCTTGGCTATCGGgttctgctgggagttgtagtttctcaagGATTGGAGAACACTAGGATAGGAGTGATGCCTATCATTATAGCTTGACAGGATACAGGCTTCTGTAATTGatgcctgtattctgctgtggggtaatgaaaaaaaaaaaaaaagtttcgcgGGATCTTTTTAAGCTCTGCTCGTAAAGGAAGCTATTTCAGTTATAAACCAAAGAGAATTATTAGTTAGATGATTTTCTAATATGGTTGTTAAAGGGTTATTTAAAATGCACCCCATCCAACCCAGGCGCTTTATCGCACTGCTGTCCCTTGCATGACCTGAGCCTCTAGTGATGAGTCCATGCACAAGGTATTAcatatgtgttttatttttttatttctagtgGCAAAAAGATTCGTGTAGGAGCAGGAAGTAGACGTCAAGGGGCGGTCACAAAAATTCCTAAAAATGAACCTCTGGATCCAGAACTTTCTCCCAGTGACCCTTTCTACATGGACTCTGATGATGACCTACAAATTGATGAGTCGCCACGCAAAGACCGAAAACTGGTCCCTACAAAAAGAAAGCTCCATAGTATGTAATTAATACCAAACCTTGGCCTGCTGGATGTATTTGTCCTTTATTTTTCATAGTCATGGCATGGGAATTGGTATCATTACATTTGTCCAGGATTTATAAAAACATGTCTTCTTTGTTCCAGAATCAGCACCACACCTGTTCATGGgttgggtctggtattgcagcgaaAGGGGACTGggatgcaataccaaacacaacctgtggacaggtgtggcgctactTCTGAAAAAAAGccaccccagaaaaagtgccactCTACTCGTTCGTTTCAGGCACCGCTCCATTCTAGTCAATGTGATTTGAGTttcagtgccagacacagctaaTAGACTAGAATGGAGCTGGGCGGAAACACAAGGAGCCCCAATCTTCTAATGCTGTACAACTTTAGTTTTTAAAaaacagtttatatattttttttcttgcagagtTTCCACGGAAACTCCCTAGAGCAAAACCATGTTCAGACCCCAATCGGGTGAGGGAGCCCGGAGAGCTGGAGTTTGATGTAGAGGTAAGTGATGGATTGGTTTGCATTAGAAATGTATTTGTGTGTGAACTTTCCAGTCTGAAAACCTGGTTCCCATAATAGGAAGATTATACCACAGACGAGGAAATGGGGGACGCTGAAGGAGACCAGCTTGGCGCTAGCAGCGGAGGAATCCTGGACCTGCTGAAGGCTAGTCGACAGGTCGGCGGCCCGGACTACTCTGAGATTGAGTAAGGAAAGACATTCATCGGCTGGAACAAATTCTTCTTTGACATATAAATGTTCTGGTTTGTAATGAATTGTTTTCGGTGAAGGTCCGAACGTAAAATTTGCCTGACTGTTCCATAAATCCTCCAGAGCAAGGGCTGCTGTTTGCTGTAGCTCCCTGTCCTGACTAGTAGAAAGGAGGGGGTTTCTGGAATGAAGGGCCCCCCGTTCTATGACCTTCATATACCCTAATAATCCCTTTCAATCAAAATGTAATTATAATACTAATTATGCCTGATGGTATTAATACTTGAGTTCTATCCTCCGCTTGTACCGCTCCTGTTTTTTCTAAAGTGTTTTGTCTTTCCATGTACAGTGAAGCCCCCGCGTCTCCGAGCACCCAAGAAGCCATCCAGGGCATGCTTTGCATGGCAAATCTGCAagcgtcctcctcctcctgtacaccCTCCAATCTGCAGGCTTGGTGGGCAGCAGGACAAGAGGGTGGTGCATCAGGGAGTCTACCGCAAGGCAGCGGTAAAGCTGCAGGGGGTAACAAGGCCGGCAGCAATGGTACCAGTGGAGGCGCCGGAAACGGTAAAGTTATTCTGAGGCCAGGAAAACGGCCGGTAAGACGACCAGCACATCGCAGCATGGACAGTGAGGAGGATGACAGCGCCGATGAGCAGGAGACCTTGGGAGCGTGTTTCAAAGACTCCGAATACAGTGAGTGCAAACTTTTTATACACCCACAAGTTACTATGGTAACAGGAAATACATAGCGAATTATACTTGGTCCAAAAATGGAATGTATTATATGAGCACGTACGCCACATGGATCTATTTACTACAGGTTGGGGGTTAATCATGTAAAAGCAGTTATTGTAACAGGTCTCTGATGTAGAAGGCATTGTCACTTCTGTGGTTCCTACAGTTTATCCTTCTCTGGAGTCAGATGATGATGATCCAGCCCTGAGGTCGCGTCCCAAGAAAAAGAGACAGACGGACGATGCCCCGTGGAACCCAAAAGGTATTTATGTGGCTATGACCGATGTGGTTGGGCTCTGTTCATGTCATGATTAATGCATGCGGAATAGGTTCTCATAGGGTGAGTGTTTGTCTAAtatcttttgtgtgtgtgtgtgcgcgcgctgaAGGGTTGAACTCTCAGGAGTTTTGCAGCTGTGCTGTAAAGAAGTCctccttaaaggggatgtccaggattAGCCATGTTTTCTTCGCCACTCTTATCCATGGGTTGTGCATGGTATTGCAACTCTTACATTGCAGTGACGGGGCTGATGTGCAAAACCAGACATAACCTGTAGACCAGCGCTGCACTggttttctaagggtatgtgcacacacactaattacgtccgtaattgacggacgtatttcggccgcaagtaccggaccgaactcagtgcagggagccgggctcctagcatcatacttatgtacgatgctaggagtccctgcctctctgcaggacaactgtcccgtactgtaatcatgttttcagtacgggacagttgtcttgcagcgaggcagggactcctagcatcgtacataactatgacgctaggagcccggctccctgcactgagttcggtccggtacttgcggccgaaatacgtccgtcaattacggacgtaattagtgtgtgtgcacatacccttatcattCGTAAGTCCTTTAGCCTCTTAATGCCCCATGACGAACATGTAACTCCTGGGTGTACCCTAATATGCATTTTGATCTTGGTGACTGCATGGGCAGGGCCGCTATACCTGCAGAAGCGTGGctggtaatacacagccgcattaCCGCTCTAATGACACCTCTGATCTTCAGCATTAACCCATTATGTGCCAGTCAATCTGATCAAGGCCATCCCTGTGACTCAACTAGTGCCCATACCGCATATGGGCAGAAAGCCCAGGGACCATTTACAGAACCAACGTTTGCCATGCTTTAGTCCGTTTACTAATACATAAAATtgcagttgtttttttatttttggttgtTAAAAATTAACAGCTgtaaacaaaaagtttattacatATTTAGATCctgaaatatttaaagaattataacCTGCACAATAAATCTTTATATTTTACACAGTACACGGGGCCATTTTCTGCATTCTTAAAATAAAAGTTGAAAGGTGGAAATGCAACTTTCCATCATAGCGCCCCCTATCTGATTTTATGTATATTGTActctcctgcagtccggcctctccGCTTCTGATCAGGCTCCATGTTGAATTTTTAGATTTCACCCATCTTTCTGTTCCTCTGCTATGCTACCGTTTCCGGTACAATTAGTCCCCTACATAAATGAAGACGGTATAGGACAAGGGGGGGTTGAGCTGTGATCTTCTACATTATAACTGTTTGTATGTGTGGAGCAGTTTATTCATACAGGAAGTTCCGGTTCCGGTTCTATAGGGATCCATCAGGCGCTCATTCATGAAGGGTTTGTGCAGGATCAGAACAACATGGCTACTTTATTCCAGCAACAGCGCCACGCctctccacaggttgtgtgtggtattacagctcatgtgCCATTCACCttcatggggctgagctgcaattaccagacacaacccctagtacaggtgtggcactgtttatggaaGAATGCAgccttttggtttttttttttgggcttttttttgtttttttttatgctgtacaGCCTCCTTTACATAATTACATAGGTTTAAAAAAGATACAGGTCCATAAAGTTCAACCTCTCTCAATCAATTACACGTCTATTATTGCTTGATCAGTTATAACCCTCAATAccattcgtcagtaaataatcatcttgccctttttttaaatgctgacatagtatctgccatcactgccTCTTGGGGTCggacattccatagtttgactgctctaactgtaaagaaccctttcccatattgatgtctgaaacatctttcttccacacgcaatgaatgttccctggtcctttgtaaagtccttggacAAAACAGATCATGcgttagttctctgtattgaccacacatatacttatacatgttagaAAGATGCCTTAGAGCTGACCTTATTAACCAGCCCAATTTTTCCAGCCTTTCATTATAAGAAACacctcccatttaataatctagtcgcccgcctttgaatcctctccagttctcctatatcctttttacaatgtggagcccaaaactgaattccatattctagatttggccttacaagggatttatagaggggtaatattacattttgaATCACTGGTTTTTAGCTCTTTTTATATAACCcagaatcctatttgcttttgcagctgctgcctgacattgagtgctgctgcttagcttatttgttaccagaatacccaggtcctcctCTTATTCcgtttatccccagttttattccatttacagtatatgcattaatactattattgcgtcctaggtgcattactttacatttatcaacattaaatttcatctgccatgtttttgcccatgctgctatCTTATCTtgatctttctgtaatattttatagtcaagctgatttttaagtatcctacaaagttttgtatcgtcaggaAAACCTGACCCCTTCCTATCaaacccatccacaaggtcattaataaagagactaAGAGTCGACAAAGCCGCATAGAGCTACACCAACCTACAACCAAATTTAGGACTATGAGATAAATTGAAAAAAGGGTTTACCCTCCACACATTACTAGTAAGcgatcaggttctagaggtgtctACTTTTACCTGATGCCGCTTTTGGATTTACCGCTTGTTCTTTCTTTCAGCCCGCGTCACTCCAACACTTCCTAAACAGGCTCGTCCGGTTCGTGAAGGGACACGTGTGGCCTCGGTGGAGACGGGGTTAGCTGTTGCTGCAGCAAGGCTTTCTCAGCAGGTAAATAAACAATATCAGTAATACGTGCGTAACCCGGTCCGTGCGGGAGGCCATTACCTTGTATTTCTCTTCATTCCTTCATTAAATAGGAGCAACAAAAAtctcagaagaaaaaagtctccagTAAGAAAAAGCCACCAAGCGAACCCGAGCCTCCAGTTCTGCCATCTTCACCGGAGCCTCCTCCACCAGAACCACAGGTTGAGATCTTCTCTGGCAGTCTTGTAGATCATGAATACACAGCAGGACCCAATATATTTGGCATGGCTCAGGTCAACCGAGGCACCACCCCTATGGCACCAGGTGTCTTTCTATCCCACCGGCGGCTTTCTGCCACCTCTCCATCAAGTCAAGTAGTTCAGGGTAAGGAATGTGATTTCTCATATAACACACAGTTTTGAGAACATCAACTGCATATTTAGGTTCCTTTTTCCGCTACTTTTATACATAATGGTGATTCCGATCAAGTTACATTTATCTGTATTTTCAGGGAAGAGACCCAAGAAAGGCTTGGCAACCGCAAAGCAGCGTCTCGGCAAGATCTTGAAAATCCACAGGAATGGGAAGCTGCTTCTGCTGTGACCGTCTTCCCTATTGCTCTTGCTTGACCTTTTAGTTGAATAGACTTTTGTAGGGCCATGGGACAAAGCCCTGAGAGAAAGCAGAGCTGCCTCCCCCGGCTGTGCtcacttatttttttaagaaCTGCACACAAACATTacatgttttacagaaaaaacaaaccaaaaaggcAGGCTGGacaaagaacccccccccccccagatagacTGGTGGATGTAGTGGGCATGAAGATCCCTTGGAAGGTGCGGACACTTCTTCATGTGTAACCTTGCTACATGCCATTTACTTTGAGATGGACATTGAGACATCAATCTTAACCAAGGGGGTGGTAGAACAAAAAACAATATTTATCTCTACCGGCCCCCAGAACAACTGCCCCTGTGACAGCACTAAAATCATGATTTTAAGACATTTTTTAACATATTATACTGAGCACTTGGACTGGACCGGCTGTTGTGAGTGACGGCATCTGTCGGGGTATGCGCGCGCGCACGTCCTTAGCCCGGACACAAAGTGTTACACGTCTCTGGGAGGTTCATTCTTAGAGCTTCCCAAAGCATTTTATACTAACATGGATTAAAGAAGGATCTTAGGATTGCGGTGTCTTACCTTAAAGTACTGGAGGGCATTAGGCCCAGGCGTCacccaggcttcagcagttccggcCTCTCTTTGTCCATCCTGCCTTCCTGtaatgatgtcacttccagattgGACTGTTAGAGAGAAGAACATTGTCTGGTTTAAAGGGAGCTCTTGAAGCCGCATCTAGTTTTGTTACCACACGCCGGACCTTCTTAGGGCGGTTCACATAGATTTCTGGTCCTTTGTCCCTTCCATATTTCTGTTTCAGGAGTGGAGGAAAGAGAAACCGTTCCCGTTTTTCTGGAGGGAGAACACGGACGGGACACCGGACCACAACCACATCCATGTAAAGCAGCTtgtaaagattattttttttattatctgcGTCACTGATTTTCGCAGCTTATGACGTTGTTTGCGGTGCAGTAATATGAATTAGTTTGGCTAGTGCAGCAGGGTCTAGTTTTTTGCCATGTTATGTGTCTGCGCCAGCCCAAGTCCTGGGAATGCTCACTTGTGGTTTTGGGAAAATACCGGGGCTCACAGTACAGCAGCTTtaagcctctgttcacatctgccatCTTATTTCCGGCTTTCTGTTCCATCATCGTAACAGAAAAACTACAATAACCACCGTGCCAGATCATCACAGGACGGACACCAACAGCGCCTgatggaacctattgactttaatgggttctgttggggttTCCATCATTTTACTGGGAAAAAAATTGCACTGCATCACATGCTACTTTTTGGGGCACTTGATGGAATGTGGGCTAGAGCcgtcaatgtgaacagagcccaatttGTTCCATACAGTGTAGTTAATAAATGAGGTTCTGGAGTGTCACAGCTGCATTCAGATCCATAAGTTCTAGAGCAGTGATA belongs to Rhinoderma darwinii isolate aRhiDar2 chromosome 8, aRhiDar2.hap1, whole genome shotgun sequence and includes:
- the PHF8 gene encoding histone lysine demethylase PHF8, which encodes MASVPVYCLCRLPYDVTRFMIECDVCQDWFHGSCVGVEEEKASDIDLYHCPNCQITHGPSVMKKRRGNPKQELSVIKDVGKPVQTGSAGFIKELRSRNFPSADEVILKPQGAQLTVEYLEENSFSVPILVLKKDGLGMTLPPLSFAVNDVEYYVGGEKEIDVIDVTRQADMKMKLKDFVKYYNSPKREKVLNVISLEFSETRLSNLVETPKIVRKLSWVENLWPEQSVFERPNVQKYCLMGVKDSYTDFHIDFGGTSVWYHVLKGEKIFYLIQPTKTNLALFECWSSSSNQNEMFYGDQVDKCYRCSVKQGQTLFIPTGWIHAVLTPVDCLAFGGNFLHSLNIAMQLRAYEIEKRLSTADLFKFPNFESICWYVGKHLLDTFRGLRENRRHPASYLLHGAKALNTAFKVWTKKEAIMDHEEEIPETIITVQLIKDLDREVKLMEDIFHQNIEKTGNLLGMTRSPITGTSSPVMSLLAKNSKKKGLKTKELLKKGGRWSQEDDMSPELSDIQRKTLIPKNEMAEDDLMDDLDEKPDGCLLDSELTESKLRMVLANGTNMSGKKIRVGAGSRRQGAVTKIPKNEPLDPELSPSDPFYMDSDDDLQIDESPRKDRKLVPTKRKLHKFPRKLPRAKPCSDPNRVREPGELEFDVEEDYTTDEEMGDAEGDQLGASSGGILDLLKASRQVGGPDYSEIDEAPASPSTQEAIQGMLCMANLQASSSSCTPSNLQAWWAAGQEGGASGSLPQGSGKAAGGNKAGSNGTSGGAGNGKVILRPGKRPVRRPAHRSMDSEEDDSADEQETLGACFKDSEYIYPSLESDDDDPALRSRPKKKRQTDDAPWNPKARVTPTLPKQARPVREGTRVASVETGLAVAAARLSQQEQQKSQKKKVSSKKKPPSEPEPPVLPSSPEPPPPEPQVEIFSGSLVDHEYTAGPNIFGMAQVNRGTTPMAPGVFLSHRRLSATSPSSQVVQGKRPKKGLATAKQRLGKILKIHRNGKLLLL